In a single window of the Nicotiana tomentosiformis chromosome 8, ASM39032v3, whole genome shotgun sequence genome:
- the LOC138897837 gene encoding uncharacterized protein — translation MPQQISRVMVSATVASLPSKPTRDRGQAARGRGQAIRGGCQAIRGGGQIAKGSLRGKGQSGGDQSCFYAFPARLEAESSDAVITGNIPVFHRDASVLFDLDSIYYYMSSYFASYLVMPRNSFSARVYISTHMGDSIIVDCVYHSCVVSIGRLETSVDLLLLDMLDFDVILDMDWLLPYHTILDYHAKTVTLAMSRLPRLEWRGTHGHSTSKVISYVEARHMVKKGCLALFSLYS, via the coding sequence ATGCCACAGCAAATTTCTCGTGTCATGGTTTCGGCAACGGTTGCTTCACTACCCTCTAAGCCAACTAGAGATAGGGGTCAGGctgctagaggtagaggtcaggccattagaggtggatgtcaggccattagaggtggaggccagataGCTAAAGGTAGTTTGAGAGGCAAAGGTCAAAGTGGTGGGGACCAGTCCTGTTTTTATGCCTTTCCAGCTAGACTTGAGGCAGAGTCATCTGACGCCGTCATCACAGGTAATATCCctgttttccatagagatgcttcagttttatttgatctagACTCTATTTATTACtacatgtcatcctattttgcttcatatctggttatgcCTCGTAATTCTTTTAGTGCTCGTGTATATATATCCACAcatatgggagattctattattgtagattgtgtttatcactcgtgtgtggtttctatcgggagacttgagactagtgtagatctcctacttcttgatatgctggactttgatgttattttggacatggaTTGGCTATTACCTTATCACACCATATTAGactatcacgccaagacggtgaccttagctatgtcgaggttgcctcgattagagtggagagggactcatgGCCATTCTACTAGtaaggttatttcttatgtggAGGCTAgacatatggtcaagaagggatgtctagcattGTTTAGCCTATATTCGTGA